One region of Vigna angularis cultivar LongXiaoDou No.4 chromosome 10, ASM1680809v1, whole genome shotgun sequence genomic DNA includes:
- the LOC108335408 gene encoding 2-oxoglutarate-Fe(II) type oxidoreductase hxnY — protein sequence MSNMKLPVIDLSSRDSVSTAIAIRQACIKYGCFYLVNHGLENELGKAFDESRRFFSLPMDEKMKLARKELRGYTPLDPALGLHGDSKESYYIGSIADTNAKLNQWPSEESLGNWRPSMELFYWKLFEAGKKLFSLFALSLNLDQHFFEKIGAIDKPSAFLRLMRYPGEMGDHEEICSAHTDIGALALLITDGVPGLQICQDKSKEPQIWEDVPYMEGAFVVSIGDLMERWTNCLYQSTLHRVKRTGKERYSMAFFLDPHPDCVVECIETCCSQSSPPRFSPIRSGDYMNERFANSPV from the exons atgAGCAACATGAAGCTCCCTGTAATAGATCTCTCCTCGCGTGATTCTGTTTCCACTGCCATTGCTATTCGTCAG GCGTGCATTAAGTATGGTTGCTTTTACCTTGTTAACCACGGGCTGGAGAATGAACTGGGCAAAGCTTTTGATGAGAGTAGAAGGTTCTTCTCACTTCCAATGGATGAGAAAATGAAGTTGGCTCGCAAGGAATTAAGAGGTTACACTCCTCTCGATCCTGCCTTAGGCCTCCATG GTGATTCAAAAGAGAGCTATTATATTGGTTCTATTGCTGATACAAATGCTAAGCTTAATCAATGGCCTTCTGAAG AATCACTTGGAAATTGGAGACCATCAATGGAATTATTCTACTGGAAACTCTT TGAAGCTGGAAAAAAGCTGTTTTCTCTATTTGCCCTGTCCTTGAATTTGGATCAACATTTCTTTGAAAAGATTGGTGCCATTGATAAACCATCAGCTTTTCTTCGCCTTATGCGCTATCCAG GTGAAATGGGAGATCATGAAGAGATATGTTCTGCACATACAGATATTGGGGCACTCGCCCTTCTCATCACTGATGGAGTCCCCGGACTACAG ATCTGTCAGGACAAATCAAAGGAACCACAAATCTGGGAGGATGTGCCTTACATGGAGGG GGCATTTGTTGTGAGCATTGGGGACTTGATGGAGAGGTGGACAAATTGTTTATACCA GTCAACACTGCACCGGGTTAAACGAACTGGCAAAGAACGCTACTCA ATGGCTTTTTTCTTAGACCCTCATCCTGACTGCGTGGTTGAATGCATCGAAACTTGTTGTAGCCAATCGTCCCCTCCAAG ATTCTCTCCAATCCGCAGTGGAGACTACATGAATGAACGTTTTGCAAACTCACCAGTCTGA